In the genome of Cupriavidus malaysiensis, one region contains:
- a CDS encoding efflux RND transporter permease subunit yields MLAGLIDFSLRQRALVLIAACALAVAGAWAYLNLPIDAFPDISPTQVKVILKVPGMTPEEVEQRVSTPVEQELLGIPHKTMVRSVSKYGISDVTVDFAEGVDPYWARQQVSERLSGLLRDLPPNAVGGLAPITTPLGEMFMFTVEGEGYSLAERRRVLDWVIRPALRTVPGVADVNVLGGEVRSFEVIPDPARLRARGVTLDQLRQALDANHRNDGAGRVAQGEEHWVVRVEGGVRGVEDLRRIALPAAGAADAPLVSVGDVATVRLGVATRNGAVSQDGRGEAVEGLVLGLRGSDARALVQAVQARLDALAPRLPKGMTTHVFYDRGELVTRAANTVVRALIEASLLVIVVLYLFLGGVRAALVVAATLPLSMLATFLLMRYVGLSANLMSLGGLAIALGMLVDAAVVVVENIETALAHDGGLAREAVIRRAVSAVAAPMLAGVSIIAIVFLPLLTLEGLEGKLFGPVALTIVLALGASVLIAFTVVPALASLLLRVHAGAAQPPVMRRLQAGFGRMQRWSTAHPRIVFGVAGASLVLAAVLYASVGKTFMPSMDEGDMIVQVQKSPAVSLDASVDLDLRLQRALLAEVPEIRAVVARTGSDDLGLDPMGLNETDTFLVLQPKAQWRGSKEDIAAAIRRVMERFPGVVYGFTQPIEMRVAEMLTGTRGDVAIKIFGSDLTAIDGAAQAIAERVRRIRGAAEVIAPANDGVQYLTLAPDRAALGRAGLSGDALQALLRAQVEGEQIGTVPEGTVRTPLILRGSDALRRTPESFGALLVSAPDGKAWPLTSLAEVRRAVGPVRINHEDGGRFAVIQVSVEGRDLAGFVTEARAAVAGMPGLPKDLRLAWGGQFENQQRAAARLALVVPLALGAIFLLLMLTFRALRQAVLVIANIPFALVGGMAALRLSGEYLSVPASVGFIALLGIAVLNGVVLVSHFNTLLAAGLPVAEAVRTGVRDRLRPVLMTACITALGMIPLLLASGPGSEIQRPLAIVVTGGLLSSTALTLLLLPLLFERFGLPEQRGGRRPLGQAPGQGDVQ; encoded by the coding sequence ATGCTGGCCGGCCTGATCGATTTCTCGCTGCGCCAGCGGGCGCTGGTCCTGATCGCCGCCTGCGCGCTGGCCGTGGCCGGCGCCTGGGCCTACCTCAACCTGCCGATCGATGCCTTCCCGGACATCTCGCCGACGCAGGTCAAGGTGATCCTGAAAGTCCCGGGCATGACGCCCGAGGAGGTGGAGCAGCGCGTCTCCACGCCGGTCGAGCAGGAACTGCTCGGCATTCCCCACAAGACCATGGTGCGCTCGGTGTCGAAGTACGGCATCAGCGATGTCACCGTCGATTTCGCCGAGGGCGTCGATCCCTACTGGGCGCGCCAACAGGTGTCGGAGCGCCTGTCGGGGCTGCTGCGCGACCTGCCGCCCAATGCGGTCGGCGGGCTGGCGCCGATCACCACACCGCTGGGTGAGATGTTCATGTTCACCGTGGAGGGCGAGGGCTACTCGCTGGCCGAGCGCCGGCGTGTGCTCGACTGGGTGATCCGGCCCGCCCTGCGCACGGTGCCCGGCGTGGCCGACGTCAATGTGCTCGGCGGTGAGGTGCGCAGCTTCGAGGTGATACCCGATCCGGCGCGCCTGCGCGCCCGCGGTGTCACGCTCGACCAGTTGCGCCAGGCGCTGGACGCCAACCATCGCAACGATGGCGCGGGCCGGGTGGCGCAGGGCGAGGAGCACTGGGTGGTGCGGGTCGAGGGCGGCGTGCGCGGCGTCGAGGACCTGCGCCGCATCGCCTTGCCCGCGGCGGGTGCCGCCGACGCGCCGCTGGTGAGCGTCGGCGACGTCGCCACGGTGCGGCTGGGGGTGGCCACGCGCAATGGCGCGGTCAGCCAGGATGGCCGCGGCGAGGCCGTGGAAGGACTGGTGCTGGGGCTGCGCGGCTCGGATGCGCGCGCCCTGGTGCAGGCGGTGCAGGCGCGGCTGGACGCGCTGGCGCCCCGCCTGCCCAAGGGTATGACGACCCATGTGTTCTACGACCGGGGCGAACTGGTCACGCGCGCCGCCAATACCGTGGTGCGCGCCCTGATCGAAGCCAGCCTGCTGGTGATCGTGGTGCTGTACCTGTTCCTGGGCGGCGTGCGCGCCGCGCTGGTGGTGGCGGCCACGCTGCCACTGTCGATGCTGGCGACGTTCCTGCTGATGCGTTACGTGGGCCTGAGCGCCAACCTGATGAGCCTGGGCGGCCTGGCCATCGCGCTGGGCATGCTGGTGGACGCCGCCGTGGTGGTGGTGGAGAACATCGAGACTGCCCTCGCGCACGATGGAGGTCTCGCGCGCGAGGCGGTGATACGGCGGGCGGTCAGCGCGGTGGCCGCGCCGATGCTGGCCGGGGTGTCGATCATCGCCATCGTCTTCCTGCCGCTGCTGACGCTGGAAGGCCTCGAAGGCAAGCTGTTCGGTCCGGTGGCGCTGACCATCGTGCTGGCCTTGGGCGCCTCGGTGCTGATCGCCTTCACGGTGGTGCCGGCGCTCGCGTCGCTGCTGCTGCGCGTGCATGCCGGGGCCGCGCAGCCGCCGGTGATGCGGCGGCTGCAGGCCGGCTTCGGGCGCATGCAGCGCTGGAGCACGGCACACCCGCGCATCGTGTTCGGCGTGGCTGGCGCCTCGCTGGTGCTGGCCGCGGTGCTGTACGCGTCGGTCGGCAAGACCTTCATGCCGAGCATGGATGAGGGCGACATGATCGTGCAGGTGCAGAAGTCGCCGGCGGTGTCGCTGGACGCCTCGGTCGACCTCGACCTGCGCCTGCAGCGTGCGCTGCTGGCCGAGGTGCCGGAGATCCGCGCGGTGGTGGCGCGCACCGGCTCGGACGACCTGGGCCTGGACCCGATGGGCCTGAACGAGACCGACACCTTCCTGGTGCTGCAGCCGAAAGCGCAATGGCGCGGCAGCAAGGAGGACATCGCCGCAGCCATCCGGCGGGTGATGGAACGCTTTCCGGGCGTGGTCTACGGCTTCACCCAGCCGATCGAGATGCGCGTGGCCGAGATGCTCACCGGCACCCGCGGCGACGTCGCCATCAAGATCTTCGGCAGCGATCTCACCGCCATCGACGGCGCCGCCCAGGCCATCGCCGAGCGCGTGCGGCGCATCCGCGGCGCCGCCGAGGTCATCGCGCCGGCCAACGATGGCGTGCAATACCTGACGCTGGCGCCCGACCGCGCCGCGCTGGGGCGCGCCGGATTGTCCGGCGACGCGCTGCAGGCCCTGCTGCGCGCGCAGGTGGAAGGCGAACAGATCGGCACGGTGCCGGAGGGGACGGTGCGCACGCCGCTGATCCTGCGCGGCAGCGACGCGCTGCGGCGCACGCCGGAGAGCTTCGGCGCGCTGCTGGTGAGTGCGCCCGACGGCAAGGCCTGGCCGCTGACCTCGCTGGCCGAGGTGCGCCGGGCGGTCGGCCCGGTGCGCATCAACCATGAAGACGGCGGCCGCTTCGCGGTGATCCAGGTCAGCGTGGAAGGCCGCGACCTGGCCGGCTTCGTCACGGAGGCGCGCGCGGCGGTGGCCGGCATGCCGGGTCTGCCCAAGGACCTGAGGCTGGCCTGGGGCGGGCAGTTCGAGAACCAGCAGCGCGCCGCGGCGCGCCTGGCGCTGGTGGTACCGCTGGCGCTCGGCGCGATTTTCCTGCTGCTGATGCTGACCTTCCGGGCGCTGCGCCAGGCCGTGCTGGTGATCGCCAATATCCCCTTTGCGCTGGTCGGCGGCATGGCCGCGCTGCGGCTGTCCGGCGAATACCTGTCGGTGCCGGCCTCGGTCGGCTTCATCGCGCTGCTGGGCATCGCCGTGCTCAACGGTGTGGTGCTGGTGTCGCACTTCAACACCCTGCTGGCGGCCGGCCTGCCGGTGGCCGAGGCGGTGCGCACCGGCGTGCGCGACCGCTTGCGTCCGGTGCTGATGACGGCCTGCATCACCGCGCTGGGCATGATTCCGCTGCTGCTGGCGAGCGGCCCCGGCTCGGAAATCCAGCGCCCGCTCGCCATCGTGGTGACTGGCGGCCTGCTGAGCTCGACCGCGCTGACCCTGCTGCTGCTGCCGCTGTTGTTCGAGCGCTTCGGCTTGCCCGAACAGCGTGGCGGCCGGCGGCCGCTCGGCCAGGCACCTGGACAAGGAGATGTGCAATGA
- a CDS encoding efflux RND transporter periplasmic adaptor subunit — protein sequence MSFPSFFRAAGWAALVVFAADCAQAQSLPLSAAQSQSLGLRFAPAAAAAELDATGNARVVLRPDAQYVVAAPYPGMVPRVLVALGQPVRAGQPLASFASPQLYEAVRALAEARSQATLAGQVLARDRSLHEDGIIAASRLQSSQARAGEAAAMVRAREAEMAAAGVAMAPRGGEAQLVAGRAGMIAEVNAVPGVRVDAAAPLFRIVDPTALELELLLGRDMPAPRGGERVEVRARGARGSVAGVVPAGDGTGAVRVRVVLEQRGDLQAGESVAATLRLRGAGGGAGSAEGGRVRVPAAALTYWQNRPGVFVQSKEGARFVPVTVESTDDATATVRGALPAGARVAVAGIAALKGMLGGGQ from the coding sequence ATGTCTTTTCCTTCCTTTTTCCGCGCCGCCGGCTGGGCGGCGCTGGTGGTGTTCGCCGCCGACTGCGCGCAGGCGCAGTCCTTGCCGCTGAGCGCGGCCCAGTCGCAATCGCTCGGCCTGCGCTTCGCGCCGGCCGCCGCCGCCGCCGAGCTCGATGCCACGGGCAATGCGCGCGTCGTGCTCCGGCCCGACGCCCAGTACGTGGTGGCGGCGCCGTATCCCGGCATGGTGCCGCGTGTGCTGGTGGCGCTCGGGCAGCCGGTGCGCGCCGGCCAGCCGCTCGCCAGCTTCGCCAGTCCCCAGCTCTATGAAGCGGTGCGCGCGCTGGCCGAGGCGCGCTCGCAGGCGACGCTGGCCGGCCAGGTGCTGGCGCGCGACCGCAGCCTGCACGAAGACGGCATCATCGCTGCCAGCCGGCTGCAGTCCAGCCAGGCACGCGCCGGCGAGGCCGCGGCGATGGTGCGGGCGCGCGAGGCGGAGATGGCCGCGGCCGGCGTGGCGATGGCGCCGCGCGGGGGCGAGGCGCAACTGGTGGCCGGCCGCGCGGGGATGATCGCCGAGGTCAACGCGGTGCCGGGCGTGCGTGTGGACGCGGCCGCGCCGCTCTTCCGCATCGTCGACCCCACGGCACTGGAACTGGAATTGCTGCTGGGCCGCGACATGCCCGCGCCGCGCGGCGGCGAACGGGTGGAGGTGCGCGCGCGCGGCGCGCGTGGCAGCGTGGCGGGGGTGGTGCCGGCGGGCGACGGCACCGGCGCCGTACGGGTGCGCGTGGTGCTGGAGCAGCGCGGCGACCTGCAGGCCGGCGAGAGCGTAGCGGCCACGCTGCGCCTGCGCGGCGCGGGCGGCGGGGCCGGAAGCGCCGAAGGCGGGCGCGTGCGCGTGCCCGCGGCGGCCTTGACCTACTGGCAGAACCGGCCGGGGGTATTCGTCCAGTCGAAGGAAGGGGCGCGCTTCGTGCCGGTGACGGTGGAGTCCACCGACGACGCCACGGCGACCGTGCGTGGCGCGCTGCCGGCGGGAGCGCGCGTCGCGGTGGCCGGCATCGCGGCGCTGAAGGGCATGCTGGGCGGGGGGCAATGA
- a CDS encoding VIT1/CCC1 transporter family protein, with protein sequence MTRIHKEFHNADRIGWLRAAVLGANDGVISVAALVLGVAAAGAPRASVLLTGVAGLLAGAMSMAAGEYVSVKSQADTEDADIRRERHELASDPDHELTELTAIYRERGLDPALARQVAEQLTAHNALEAHARDELGITATLRARPLQAALASAASFTVGAAIPLLAVVAAPAAWIGEALTATTLAALLLLGGMAARAGGAAVARGALRVFVWGALALALTAGAGSLFGAAP encoded by the coding sequence ATGACTCGTATTCACAAGGAATTCCATAATGCTGACCGCATCGGCTGGCTGCGTGCGGCCGTGCTCGGCGCGAACGACGGGGTCATCTCCGTGGCCGCGCTGGTGCTGGGCGTCGCGGCCGCCGGCGCGCCACGCGCCAGCGTGCTGCTGACCGGCGTGGCCGGCCTGCTGGCCGGCGCGATGTCGATGGCCGCCGGCGAATACGTGTCGGTGAAGTCGCAGGCCGATACCGAGGACGCGGATATCCGGCGCGAGCGCCACGAACTCGCCTCCGACCCCGACCACGAACTGACCGAATTGACCGCCATCTATCGCGAGCGCGGCCTCGATCCCGCGCTGGCCCGCCAGGTGGCGGAACAGTTGACGGCCCACAACGCCCTGGAGGCGCACGCGCGTGACGAACTGGGCATCACCGCCACCCTGCGCGCGCGGCCGCTGCAGGCCGCGCTGGCCTCGGCCGCCTCGTTCACCGTGGGCGCGGCGATTCCCTTGCTGGCCGTGGTCGCCGCGCCGGCGGCATGGATCGGGGAAGCGCTGACGGCCACCACGCTGGCGGCCTTGCTGCTGCTCGGCGGGATGGCGGCACGCGCGGGCGGCGCCGCGGTCGCGCGCGGGGCGCTGCGCGTTTTCGTCTGGGGGGCGCTGGCGCTGGCTCTCACGGCGGGCGCGGGCTCCCTGTTCGGCGCAGCGCCCTGA
- a CDS encoding TetR/AcrR family transcriptional regulator, with protein MREKLLDSSSAIAKKGGFGTTGVDALMSAIGLTGGAFYGHFPSKDALFAAIVARELEHSAQMLAGDEQAPPDHVARCLRRYLSDGHAEHPESGCVLPALGAEIARAGPGVRAEVEAALRRLQEDWRDRVGDADAAWALLAQCVGAILLARVVESPQTRHEILAASRRFLETAIDPQPGPAGP; from the coding sequence ATGCGGGAAAAGCTGCTGGACAGCAGCAGCGCGATTGCCAAGAAGGGAGGCTTCGGCACCACCGGGGTCGATGCCCTGATGAGTGCGATCGGACTGACCGGCGGTGCCTTCTACGGGCATTTCCCCTCGAAGGACGCATTGTTCGCTGCCATCGTCGCGCGGGAACTGGAACATAGCGCGCAGATGCTGGCGGGCGACGAACAGGCACCGCCCGACCACGTGGCGCGCTGCCTGCGGCGCTACCTGAGCGATGGCCATGCCGAACACCCGGAGTCGGGCTGCGTGCTGCCGGCGCTCGGTGCAGAGATCGCGCGCGCCGGCCCTGGCGTGCGGGCCGAAGTGGAGGCCGCGCTGCGCCGCCTGCAGGAAGATTGGCGCGACCGTGTGGGCGATGCGGATGCGGCCTGGGCCCTGCTCGCGCAGTGCGTGGGCGCCATCCTGCTGGCACGGGTGGTCGAGAGCCCGCAGACGCGTCATGAGATCCTGGCCGCCAGCCGGCGCTTCCTGGAAACGGCGATCGATCCCCAACCGGGGCCGGCCGGCCCCTGA